One Solanum lycopersicum chromosome 4, SLM_r2.1 DNA window includes the following coding sequences:
- the LOC101256481 gene encoding uncharacterized protein isoform X2, translated as MSEVVVVKGGELLFCGSTCWDSVGRRKGLTEGNLVSPTRLRPLVGVDICFVAAGCASCHCVALDTEGRCYTWGRNEKGQLGHGDKITRDRPTVVSELSKYKIIRAAAGKNHTVVVTDDGQSFAFGWNKHGQLGIGSVKNETELSPVRCAVTEVNSVACGADFTVWLTSVEGASILTAGLPQYGQLGHATDNEYNTKDSSVRLAYEAQPRPRPIAAFSGETVVKVACGTNHTVAVDKSGYVYTWGFGGYGRLGHREQKDEFAPRRVDVFTRQNVLPPDAIVSAGSASSSCTAGGGQLYMWGKIKSTGDDSMYPKPLLDLSGWNLRCMDSGYMHHFVGADSSCISWGLAQCGELGYGPHGQKSSAVPKKVDILDGMHVISVACGFAHSMVVIDRTNVEDRLEQLDVYDGKASEEVGAEPVSESPASKKTTKKASAKAPAKSNKRKKSKDASESEDEEEENSDDESDDYEEQSNGRAKSSGRGRGKAAGKAIAAKKGAGRGRGRAPAANKSSPPEAKVSTGKRGRPRKS; from the exons ATGTCGGAAGTGGTGGTGGTGAAAGGTGGGGAGTTGTTGTTTTGTGGAAGTACTTGTTGGGATTCTGTTGGTCGCCGGAAAGGTTTGACGGAGGGGAATTTGGTGTCGCCGACGAGGCTTCGTCCGCTTGTTGGTGTCGACATTTGTTTTGTTGCTGCTGGCTGCG CTTCTTGTCACTGTGTAGCGCTAGATACTGAAGGTCGTTGTTATACATGGGGAAGGAATGAG AAAGGGCAGCTTGGTCATGGAGATAAAATTACACGTGATAGACCAACGGTTGTTTCAGAACTATCTAA GTATAAAATTATTAGAGCTGCAGCTGGAAAGAACCACACAGTGGTAGTTACAGATGACGGACAGTCCTTTGCTTTTGGTTGGAATAAACATGGGCAGCTCGGTATAGGCTCTGTAAAAAATG AAACTGAATTATCTCCAGTCCGGTGTGCCGTCACTGAAGTCAACTCTGTAGCTTGTGGGGCTGACTTTACTGTGTGGCTAACCTCAGTTGAAGGAGcttctatatt AACTGCTGGTTTGCCTCAGTATGGTCAGCTTGGTCATGCTACTGACAACGAG TATAATACCAAAGATAGCTCTGTAAGGCTAGCTTATGAAGCTCAACCCAGACCTAGACCTATAGCTGCCTTTTCTGGAGAGACTGTTGTCAAAGTCGCTTGTGGAACAAACCACACAG TTGCAGTGGATAAGAGTGGATATGTTTACAC GTGGGGATTTGGCGGTTACGGGAG GCTTGGTCATCGAGAACAGAAGGACGAGTTTGCTCCTCGACGAGTTGATGTTTTTACACGGCAGAATGTCTTGCCTCCAGATGCAATAGTTTCAGCAGGTTCTGCCAGCTCATCATGTACTGCCG GAGGAGGGCAGCTTTACATGTGGGGAAAAATTAAGAGCACAGGAGATGATTCGATGTATCCCAAACCTCTTCTGGATTTGAG TGGGTGGAACCTCCGATGTATGGATTCTGGCTATATGCACCACTTTGTTGGTGCTGATTCCTCTTGCATAAGTTGGGGCCTTGCACAGTGTGGGGAGCTGGGTTATGGACCACATGGACAGAA ATCTTCTGCAGTTCCTAAGAAGGTGGACATTTTAGATGGCATGCATGTTATCAG TGTTGCTTGTGGATTTGCCCACTCCATGGTTGTTATTGATAGGACAAATGTTGAGGATCGACTTGAGCAG CTTGATGTATATGATGGCAAGGCTTCTGAGGAAG TGGGGGCAGAACCTGTGAGTGAATCTCCAGCTTCTAAAAAGACTACCAAAAAGGCATCTGCTAAGGCGCCTGCAAAGTCAAATAAACGGAAGAAGTCAAAAGATGCATCTGAATCTGAAGATGAGGAAGAGGAAAATAGTGATGATGAAAGTGATGACTATGAGGAACAATCGAATGGGCGGGCCAAGTCTTCCGGCAGGGGTCGAGGAAAGGCTGCTGGCAAAGCTATAGCTGCTAAAAAGGGCGCTGGTCGAGGAAGGGGTCGGGCTCCAGCAGCAAACAAAAGCTCCCCACCTGAAGCGAAAGTATCGACAGGTAAAAGGGGAAGGCCGAGGAAATCGTAA
- the LOC101256481 gene encoding uncharacterized protein isoform X1, which produces MSEVVVVKGGELLFCGSTCWDSVGRRKGLTEGNLVSPTRLRPLVGVDICFVAAGCASCHCVALDTEGRCYTWGRNEASVLSVFVFIFFCAFLCCFLDVGNLKCVVTLQKGQLGHGDKITRDRPTVVSELSKYKIIRAAAGKNHTVVVTDDGQSFAFGWNKHGQLGIGSVKNETELSPVRCAVTEVNSVACGADFTVWLTSVEGASILTAGLPQYGQLGHATDNEYNTKDSSVRLAYEAQPRPRPIAAFSGETVVKVACGTNHTVAVDKSGYVYTWGFGGYGRLGHREQKDEFAPRRVDVFTRQNVLPPDAIVSAGSASSSCTAGGGQLYMWGKIKSTGDDSMYPKPLLDLSGWNLRCMDSGYMHHFVGADSSCISWGLAQCGELGYGPHGQKSSAVPKKVDILDGMHVISVACGFAHSMVVIDRTNVEDRLEQLDVYDGKASEEVGAEPVSESPASKKTTKKASAKAPAKSNKRKKSKDASESEDEEEENSDDESDDYEEQSNGRAKSSGRGRGKAAGKAIAAKKGAGRGRGRAPAANKSSPPEAKVSTGKRGRPRKS; this is translated from the exons ATGTCGGAAGTGGTGGTGGTGAAAGGTGGGGAGTTGTTGTTTTGTGGAAGTACTTGTTGGGATTCTGTTGGTCGCCGGAAAGGTTTGACGGAGGGGAATTTGGTGTCGCCGACGAGGCTTCGTCCGCTTGTTGGTGTCGACATTTGTTTTGTTGCTGCTGGCTGCG CTTCTTGTCACTGTGTAGCGCTAGATACTGAAGGTCGTTGTTATACATGGGGAAGGAATGAGGCAAGTGTGTTGTCTGTGttcgtttttattttcttttgtgcCTTTTTGTGTTGTTTTCTCGATGTAGGGAATCTGAAGTGTGTTGTGACTTTGCAGAAAGGGCAGCTTGGTCATGGAGATAAAATTACACGTGATAGACCAACGGTTGTTTCAGAACTATCTAA GTATAAAATTATTAGAGCTGCAGCTGGAAAGAACCACACAGTGGTAGTTACAGATGACGGACAGTCCTTTGCTTTTGGTTGGAATAAACATGGGCAGCTCGGTATAGGCTCTGTAAAAAATG AAACTGAATTATCTCCAGTCCGGTGTGCCGTCACTGAAGTCAACTCTGTAGCTTGTGGGGCTGACTTTACTGTGTGGCTAACCTCAGTTGAAGGAGcttctatatt AACTGCTGGTTTGCCTCAGTATGGTCAGCTTGGTCATGCTACTGACAACGAG TATAATACCAAAGATAGCTCTGTAAGGCTAGCTTATGAAGCTCAACCCAGACCTAGACCTATAGCTGCCTTTTCTGGAGAGACTGTTGTCAAAGTCGCTTGTGGAACAAACCACACAG TTGCAGTGGATAAGAGTGGATATGTTTACAC GTGGGGATTTGGCGGTTACGGGAG GCTTGGTCATCGAGAACAGAAGGACGAGTTTGCTCCTCGACGAGTTGATGTTTTTACACGGCAGAATGTCTTGCCTCCAGATGCAATAGTTTCAGCAGGTTCTGCCAGCTCATCATGTACTGCCG GAGGAGGGCAGCTTTACATGTGGGGAAAAATTAAGAGCACAGGAGATGATTCGATGTATCCCAAACCTCTTCTGGATTTGAG TGGGTGGAACCTCCGATGTATGGATTCTGGCTATATGCACCACTTTGTTGGTGCTGATTCCTCTTGCATAAGTTGGGGCCTTGCACAGTGTGGGGAGCTGGGTTATGGACCACATGGACAGAA ATCTTCTGCAGTTCCTAAGAAGGTGGACATTTTAGATGGCATGCATGTTATCAG TGTTGCTTGTGGATTTGCCCACTCCATGGTTGTTATTGATAGGACAAATGTTGAGGATCGACTTGAGCAG CTTGATGTATATGATGGCAAGGCTTCTGAGGAAG TGGGGGCAGAACCTGTGAGTGAATCTCCAGCTTCTAAAAAGACTACCAAAAAGGCATCTGCTAAGGCGCCTGCAAAGTCAAATAAACGGAAGAAGTCAAAAGATGCATCTGAATCTGAAGATGAGGAAGAGGAAAATAGTGATGATGAAAGTGATGACTATGAGGAACAATCGAATGGGCGGGCCAAGTCTTCCGGCAGGGGTCGAGGAAAGGCTGCTGGCAAAGCTATAGCTGCTAAAAAGGGCGCTGGTCGAGGAAGGGGTCGGGCTCCAGCAGCAAACAAAAGCTCCCCACCTGAAGCGAAAGTATCGACAGGTAAAAGGGGAAGGCCGAGGAAATCGTAA